The Nitrospira sp. genome contains a region encoding:
- a CDS encoding ATP-dependent DNA helicase RecQ: protein MDDLTRQLSDRFGFATFRPGQEEVIRAVLAGRDAMAVMPTGQGKSLCYQLPATLLPGLTLVISPLIALMQDQVTAMKQRNIAAAAFHSGLTGFEKNRVMQDLQQRRLQLLYLAPERMQHEGFLQLLRSLWVSLLVVDEAHCISQWGHDFRPDYLKIGHLRRQLTHPPCLALTATATSRVQTDLCQRLSLHDPFRLVAGFRRANLALSVHLCQSRGEKLTTLERLVRETEKGTILVYCATRRAVEEVAAWLGQSHPSVGYYHAGLSDEERRLVHDDFRRGRLRVLAATNAFGMGIDKSDVRLVVHFDIPGSVEAYYQEVGRAGRDGRPAACVLLFHERDLATQEYFMEQASRDPEGVERAGRMRTLLQEMLGYVSVSTCRQLAILEYFSDEAELALGPCGLCDRCVAPVRQPSRTFFHDPAVSEKAILETVSWCMGRFGMNRVVDILRGSRSKVLLACGAEDCPTYGTCRAQTKPSLTGLVKGLIDSGYLQVEGTEYPTLDVTRNGREVLQGFRTVTFTQGEEHHSDLSVKKPNRVHVASLPPDPQLFERLRQLRTELAEEEGVAPFLIFHDKTLKAIAGSKPVTHAALLEIPGIGDAKAERYGRRVLNVVNGDQ from the coding sequence GTGGATGATCTGACTCGACAGCTCAGCGATCGATTCGGTTTTGCGACGTTTCGGCCAGGCCAGGAGGAAGTCATTCGAGCGGTGTTGGCTGGGCGAGATGCGATGGCAGTCATGCCGACCGGCCAGGGAAAGTCGCTCTGCTATCAATTACCGGCGACGCTCTTGCCCGGCCTGACGCTGGTGATTTCTCCGCTCATCGCGTTGATGCAGGATCAAGTGACGGCCATGAAGCAGCGGAATATTGCTGCGGCGGCGTTTCACTCCGGCCTCACCGGATTTGAAAAGAACCGCGTGATGCAGGATCTCCAGCAGCGGCGGCTTCAGCTGCTCTATCTCGCGCCGGAACGGATGCAGCATGAGGGGTTTCTCCAACTGTTGCGTTCCCTCTGGGTGTCATTACTGGTGGTCGACGAAGCGCACTGCATTTCCCAATGGGGCCATGATTTCAGGCCCGATTATCTCAAGATCGGTCACTTACGCCGGCAACTCACACATCCTCCCTGTCTGGCGCTGACTGCTACGGCCACCAGTCGAGTGCAAACGGATCTCTGCCAACGGCTGTCGCTTCACGATCCGTTCCGATTGGTCGCAGGGTTTCGCCGGGCCAATCTCGCCTTGTCCGTCCACCTCTGTCAGTCACGGGGGGAAAAACTGACGACGCTGGAACGCTTGGTTCGCGAGACGGAGAAGGGCACGATCCTCGTCTATTGCGCCACCCGCAGGGCGGTAGAGGAGGTTGCGGCATGGCTGGGACAATCTCACCCTTCGGTCGGCTACTATCATGCCGGTCTTTCGGATGAGGAACGGCGACTCGTCCATGACGATTTTCGCCGGGGGAGGCTGAGGGTCTTGGCCGCGACGAATGCTTTCGGCATGGGCATCGATAAGTCGGACGTCCGATTGGTCGTCCATTTCGACATTCCAGGAAGTGTGGAAGCCTATTATCAAGAGGTGGGGCGTGCCGGTCGCGACGGACGTCCCGCTGCCTGTGTGTTGCTGTTCCACGAGCGTGATCTGGCCACGCAGGAGTACTTCATGGAGCAGGCGTCAAGAGATCCTGAAGGCGTTGAACGTGCCGGGCGAATGAGGACGCTCCTTCAAGAGATGCTGGGATATGTATCGGTCTCGACCTGCCGGCAGCTCGCGATTCTTGAGTACTTCAGCGATGAAGCCGAGCTGGCCTTGGGTCCTTGCGGCCTGTGTGATCGGTGTGTCGCACCGGTGCGGCAACCGAGCCGGACGTTCTTCCACGATCCCGCCGTTTCCGAGAAGGCGATCTTGGAAACCGTGTCCTGGTGTATGGGGCGGTTCGGCATGAATCGAGTCGTCGACATTCTTCGTGGAAGCCGTTCGAAAGTGTTGCTGGCCTGCGGCGCAGAAGACTGTCCGACATATGGAACTTGTCGAGCGCAGACGAAGCCGTCTTTGACGGGCTTGGTGAAGGGCCTCATCGACTCAGGGTATCTTCAGGTCGAAGGCACGGAGTATCCCACTCTCGATGTGACGCGCAATGGGCGAGAGGTTCTGCAAGGGTTTCGCACCGTGACTTTCACACAGGGAGAGGAACATCATTCCGATTTATCGGTGAAGAAGCCGAATCGCGTGCATGTCGCCTCTCTACCGCCGGATCCACAGCTCTTCGAACGGCTCAGACAGCTCCGCACCGAACTTGCCGAGGAAGAGGGCGTTGCACCGTTTCTCATTTTTCACGACAAAACGTTGAAAGCGATTGCCGGTTCCAAGCCCGTGACGCATGCCGCCTTGCTGGAGATTCCCGGCATCGGCGACGCGAAGGCCGAACGGTATGGCCGGCGAGTGTTGAATGTGGTCAACGGCGATCAATGA
- a CDS encoding tyrosinase family protein: MAVTRPNLLTNAVARQQYARGVNLLKQEFPGPTTSSLGIPGRSTPVSTYDLFVVWHHTAMMTMTPSDQGDRNAAHRGPVFFPWHRFMLMQLELNLQRVLNDATFGLPYWDWATDGQRTAAQQRRSRVWRASAMGGTGTPVRTGPFRFRSGNPTSFRVRIEADENGQLAQSNRGLSRALGSFIQTLPDKTDTEGVLALTPYDTPNWDTTSAGFRNRSEGWAPPDAPALHNRVHVWVGGDMLPSTSPNDPVFYMNHCNIDRLWEAWLTEHGRTYRPLQSAPAFLQGHRINDEMSSLISAPMTPADMLDVRSIYVYDSIEV, from the coding sequence ATGGCTGTCACGCGACCGAATCTGTTGACGAATGCCGTGGCCAGACAACAGTACGCGCGAGGGGTCAATCTTCTGAAACAAGAGTTTCCCGGACCGACAACCTCGAGTCTGGGTATTCCCGGCCGGTCGACGCCTGTGAGCACATACGACCTCTTTGTGGTGTGGCATCACACGGCCATGATGACGATGACGCCGTCGGACCAGGGGGACCGCAATGCCGCTCACCGCGGCCCCGTGTTTTTCCCCTGGCATCGCTTCATGCTGATGCAGCTGGAGCTCAATCTTCAACGGGTGTTGAACGACGCGACGTTCGGTTTGCCCTACTGGGATTGGGCCACCGATGGACAGCGCACGGCAGCGCAGCAGCGACGATCACGAGTTTGGCGAGCCAGTGCAATGGGAGGGACGGGTACTCCCGTGCGGACCGGACCCTTCCGGTTTAGGTCCGGGAACCCTACCAGTTTTCGCGTGCGAATCGAAGCGGATGAAAACGGACAGCTGGCGCAGAGCAATCGGGGATTGTCTCGCGCGCTGGGCTCGTTTATTCAAACTCTACCCGACAAAACCGACACGGAAGGTGTGCTCGCGTTGACGCCATATGACACGCCAAATTGGGACACCACCTCGGCGGGGTTCCGTAATCGGTCTGAAGGATGGGCACCGCCCGATGCGCCGGCTTTGCATAATCGCGTACACGTGTGGGTCGGCGGAGACATGCTGCCGTCTACCTCGCCCAATGACCCGGTCTTCTACATGAATCACTGCAATATCGATCGTCTGTGGGAGGCCTGGCTGACTGAGCATGGACGAACGTACCGTCCACTCCAGAGCGCACCGGCCTTCTTACAAGGACATCGGATCAACGATGAGATGTCTTCGTTAATCTCGGCACCGATGACACCGGCCGACATGCTCGATGTACGGTCTATTTATGTCTATGACTCGATTGAAGTGTAG
- a CDS encoding divalent metal cation transporter codes for MKTLSLLTYIGAAFLAKPDWSEVLTNTFHPSVQWDHSYLVMFVAILGTTISPYLFFWQANQEVEEEVAKGRTQLSDRKGATKAELGHARWDVVIGMLLSNLVMYFIILATAATLHRAGQTDINSAADAAEALRPLAGDAATWLMAVGLIGTGFLAVPILTGSAAYALCEIFGWPCSLDAQPSQAKEFYLTLSACTLGALLIDFVGINPMDALLWTAVINGLLAPPLLMLIVLIANNRAVMGEHTGGVLPNVLGWLTTALMSAAAVGLVLTI; via the coding sequence ATGAAGACGCTCTCGCTCTTGACCTACATTGGTGCTGCGTTCCTCGCCAAACCGGATTGGAGCGAAGTCCTGACGAATACCTTTCATCCCTCGGTGCAGTGGGATCACAGCTATCTCGTGATGTTCGTGGCCATTTTGGGCACGACCATTTCTCCTTATCTCTTTTTCTGGCAAGCGAATCAGGAAGTGGAGGAGGAAGTCGCCAAGGGACGCACACAGCTCTCAGATCGTAAGGGCGCGACAAAGGCCGAGCTCGGCCATGCGCGGTGGGATGTCGTTATCGGCATGCTGCTCTCCAATCTCGTCATGTACTTCATTATTCTCGCGACAGCCGCCACGCTGCATCGGGCAGGGCAGACCGATATCAACTCGGCGGCCGATGCGGCGGAGGCGTTGCGCCCACTCGCCGGTGATGCTGCGACATGGCTGATGGCGGTCGGCTTAATCGGAACCGGCTTCCTGGCCGTCCCCATTCTCACGGGATCGGCGGCCTATGCGCTCTGTGAGATCTTCGGCTGGCCCTGTAGTCTCGATGCGCAACCAAGCCAGGCCAAAGAATTTTATCTGACGCTCAGCGCCTGTACACTCGGGGCCTTGCTCATCGACTTCGTCGGAATCAATCCGATGGATGCGCTGCTCTGGACCGCGGTCATCAATGGACTGCTGGCCCCGCCTCTGCTGATGCTGATTGTGCTCATCGCGAATAATCGAGCTGTCATGGGAGAGCATACGGGCGGTGTCCTCCCCAATGTCTTGGGATGGCTGACCACGGCGCTGATGTCCGCGGCGGCCGTCGGACTTGTGCTGACCATCTGA
- a CDS encoding hemerythrin domain-containing protein produces the protein MAGKTAVVSGVIEMLKRGHAEVNGFFEEFESAKGKEQADIVATVIMEIEIHADLEEKLIYPAIREAIDKDDIMNEAIEEHHLVHVLIKELEHLTPKDDAFQAKVRVLGELMKHHIEEEEGEMFPRAQASHIDWEALETAVMKRKEALVSKFTRGKQSVAKA, from the coding sequence ATGGCAGGCAAGACTGCGGTCGTATCCGGCGTCATCGAGATGTTGAAAAGAGGTCACGCGGAGGTCAACGGATTTTTCGAAGAGTTCGAATCGGCGAAGGGGAAAGAGCAAGCCGACATTGTCGCCACGGTCATCATGGAGATCGAGATTCATGCCGATCTTGAGGAAAAGCTCATCTATCCAGCCATTCGTGAGGCAATCGACAAAGACGACATAATGAACGAGGCGATCGAGGAGCATCATCTCGTCCATGTCCTCATCAAGGAACTGGAGCACCTCACACCCAAGGATGACGCCTTTCAGGCCAAGGTCAGAGTGCTGGGTGAGCTGATGAAGCACCATATTGAGGAGGAAGAAGGGGAAATGTTTCCGAGGGCTCAAGCAAGCCACATTGACTGGGAAGCCTTGGAGACAGCGGTGATGAAACGCAAAGAAGCCTTGGTGAGCAAGTTTACTAGGGGCAAGCAATCCGTTGCCAAAGCCTAG
- a CDS encoding YqcI/YcgG family protein, which yields MRSIERPWNPLSVDPVASRFSSYAAFDGTSVMKPFAPEQLIDAQLIDAHDQLRQRILGQFYPCTGAISAFSQNQYRFGLYPDLASDRAVGAVCHDLYEFSHEFPVVEDQFMTFIAMFPGPVIQSEQHFEELLWNQLQAMHSRDSKFFAWDHRVEADPQSQQFSFSLGERAMFVIGMHPKASRLARTRPIPTLVFNFHEQFDRLRARGKFDVMKETIRTRDMALQGSTNPMLASFGENSEARQYAGRAVPADWACPFRSRKTGTR from the coding sequence GTGAGAAGTATCGAGCGCCCGTGGAACCCTTTATCAGTCGACCCGGTGGCAAGCCGGTTTTCGAGCTATGCCGCCTTCGACGGCACGTCCGTTATGAAGCCCTTCGCGCCCGAGCAACTTATAGATGCCCAACTCATTGATGCCCATGATCAGCTACGCCAACGAATTCTGGGCCAGTTTTACCCGTGCACCGGTGCCATCTCTGCGTTTAGTCAAAACCAGTACCGTTTTGGGCTCTATCCGGACTTAGCGTCCGACCGTGCCGTTGGTGCGGTGTGCCATGATCTGTATGAGTTTTCCCACGAATTTCCTGTCGTTGAGGACCAGTTCATGACCTTCATCGCGATGTTCCCGGGACCGGTCATTCAGTCAGAACAGCACTTCGAGGAGCTATTGTGGAATCAGCTTCAGGCCATGCACTCCCGTGACTCCAAGTTCTTCGCCTGGGACCACCGTGTGGAGGCCGACCCGCAGAGCCAGCAATTTTCGTTTAGCCTCGGCGAACGAGCCATGTTCGTTATCGGGATGCATCCCAAAGCGTCGCGTCTGGCCCGCACCCGTCCGATTCCGACGCTCGTCTTCAATTTCCATGAACAATTTGATCGCTTACGGGCCCGCGGCAAGTTTGACGTGATGAAGGAGACCATCCGAACTCGCGATATGGCCTTGCAAGGCTCAACGAATCCTATGCTGGCGAGCTTTGGAGAGAATTCAGAGGCACGACAATATGCAGGTCGGGCCGTTCCAGCAGACTGGGCGTGCCCATTTCGCTCGCGCAAGACCGGCACGAGGTGA
- a CDS encoding response regulator transcription factor, which yields MVMVRERKPDSNKAMAPLPQPVRVLLAENERLLRQELRNMVNSSDEFTVVGEAENGELASVLAQQLQPDVILMDRDMPRMNGLDATRWIKTTQPQVIIIGLSVCPSGAVAREMKAAGASAYLTKELSPGDFSRAIHAALLK from the coding sequence ATGGTTATGGTGAGAGAGCGCAAACCGGATTCCAACAAGGCGATGGCCCCATTGCCCCAACCAGTTCGCGTGCTTCTGGCTGAGAACGAGCGTCTTCTCCGTCAGGAGTTGCGAAACATGGTCAATTCCTCTGATGAGTTTACGGTCGTCGGCGAAGCCGAGAACGGAGAGTTGGCTAGCGTGCTGGCGCAACAATTACAGCCCGATGTCATCCTCATGGATAGGGACATGCCCAGAATGAATGGCCTCGACGCGACGCGATGGATCAAGACGACGCAGCCCCAGGTAATCATTATCGGGCTATCGGTCTGCCCTAGTGGCGCCGTCGCTCGTGAAATGAAAGCCGCAGGCGCGTCCGCTTACCTGACGAAGGAACTCTCGCCGGGGGATTTCTCTCGAGCTATCCATGCCGCGCTCCTAAAGTAA
- a CDS encoding ferredoxin oxidoreductase: protein MSLDYVKFAPGFDTFMPKEYRDMVEQGPFGKKTTVSQMGSFKEILEEHPMCAGCAMTLFIRLAIVAFPNPEDTITVGTAGCGRLAISQAAIPFVYGNYGDQNGVASGLSRGLRIRFGDQPKDVVVMAGDGGTADIGFQQVLHSWFRRERFTTIMLDNEVYGNTGGQESGMTTRGAVLKMAPLGKKFEKMDMVSMAKIAGCAYIATVVPNNPRRVESCIKKAVLIAREVGPTYIQAYTSCNIEYAIPTDKVMEDAKTVEDDRYKFTEYVSEDAKAYLADRYGYKEFIQKPAAALTKV, encoded by the coding sequence ATGAGTCTCGATTATGTAAAGTTCGCGCCAGGCTTCGATACCTTCATGCCGAAAGAATATCGGGATATGGTTGAACAGGGGCCCTTCGGCAAGAAAACAACAGTGTCACAGATGGGCAGCTTCAAGGAAATCCTGGAGGAGCATCCGATGTGCGCGGGCTGTGCGATGACCCTGTTCATCCGGCTGGCGATTGTCGCCTTTCCGAACCCCGAAGACACGATTACAGTCGGGACGGCCGGATGCGGCCGGCTCGCCATCTCGCAGGCGGCGATTCCCTTCGTGTACGGCAACTATGGCGACCAGAACGGCGTCGCCAGTGGATTGTCGCGCGGGTTACGAATCCGATTCGGCGACCAGCCCAAAGACGTTGTCGTGATGGCCGGTGACGGCGGCACCGCCGACATCGGATTCCAGCAGGTCCTCCATTCGTGGTTCCGGAGGGAACGGTTCACGACGATCATGCTGGACAATGAGGTCTACGGGAATACGGGCGGACAGGAAAGCGGGATGACCACCAGAGGAGCGGTGCTCAAGATGGCCCCGCTCGGCAAGAAGTTCGAGAAAATGGACATGGTCAGCATGGCCAAGATCGCCGGCTGCGCGTATATCGCCACCGTTGTGCCGAATAATCCGCGGCGGGTGGAAAGCTGCATCAAGAAGGCCGTGCTGATCGCGCGCGAGGTCGGTCCAACGTATATTCAGGCCTATACGTCCTGCAATATCGAGTACGCGATTCCGACCGACAAGGTCATGGAAGATGCCAAAACCGTGGAGGACGATCGATACAAATTTACCGAGTACGTCAGCGAAGACGCCAAGGCCTATCTGGCTGATCGGTATGGTTACAAGGAGTTCATCCAGAAACCGGCAGCGGCACTCACGAAGGTGTAA
- a CDS encoding SRPBCC family protein: MSVIEKSIDLNVPVRTAYNQWTQFEDFPRFMEGIEHVHQIDAKHLHWKATIGGKQQEWDAEITEQVPDQRIAWRSQHGAKNEGIVIFSPVTEGKSKINLRIDFEPQGVVEKTGDVVGVVSQRVEGDLKRFKEFIESRGHETGAWRGNVDASSR; the protein is encoded by the coding sequence ATGTCAGTTATAGAAAAATCCATCGACCTGAATGTGCCGGTCCGGACCGCCTACAATCAATGGACCCAGTTTGAGGATTTTCCTCGATTCATGGAGGGCATCGAACACGTCCACCAGATCGACGCGAAGCATCTGCACTGGAAAGCCACGATTGGCGGCAAGCAGCAGGAATGGGATGCCGAGATTACGGAGCAGGTTCCTGATCAACGGATCGCCTGGCGAAGTCAGCACGGGGCGAAGAACGAAGGGATCGTTATCTTTTCACCAGTCACCGAGGGGAAGTCCAAGATCAACTTGCGCATCGATTTCGAGCCTCAAGGGGTGGTTGAGAAAACGGGTGATGTCGTAGGGGTGGTCTCACAACGCGTGGAAGGGGACCTGAAGCGATTCAAGGAATTCATTGAGTCACGTGGCCATGAAACCGGCGCCTGGCGAGGAAACGTGGATGCCAGCAGCCGATAG
- a CDS encoding NnrS family protein, with product MSSKEIPIASQPVVPAAQGDEEPTFPPYGGPAFLSYGFRPFFLGAALFAGLAVLAWVALFAGRVQVDFLYPPREWHVHEMLFGYLPALIAGFLLTAMPNWTDRMPLRGVPLLMLFLLWLGGRLLIAFPWVSASIAAAVDGAFLVALAAYVWREILAARTWDRAPIGVLVSFYACANILFHLSALRAAPTDLPERLALSVMTLMLTIIGGRLTPTFTREFLSERNITELPEAFTPADGIAIALVLAGAVTWIIQPESLLAGVMLIVAGMANLGRLLRWTGWKTWPEPLVLILHVGYGWVGLFLVVLGASILGLGLSTANAVHLLTTGAMGTMTLAVMTRASLGHTGRPRHADRLTVAIYLLVNIGALLRILAPNPDTPTALTHAMMGLSALSWGGAYLFFALHYGPFLVRPSLDE from the coding sequence ATGTCATCGAAAGAAATTCCAATCGCCAGTCAACCAGTGGTGCCCGCGGCTCAAGGGGACGAGGAACCGACATTTCCGCCCTACGGCGGGCCGGCGTTCTTGTCGTACGGGTTCCGGCCCTTCTTTCTGGGTGCGGCGCTGTTTGCCGGCCTCGCTGTTCTGGCCTGGGTCGCTCTGTTCGCGGGCCGGGTGCAAGTGGATTTTCTCTATCCTCCACGCGAATGGCACGTCCACGAGATGCTGTTCGGCTATCTGCCGGCGTTGATCGCGGGATTTTTGTTGACGGCTATGCCCAACTGGACCGACCGTATGCCGCTCAGGGGCGTGCCGTTGCTCATGCTGTTCCTGCTGTGGCTGGGAGGGCGACTGCTGATCGCGTTCCCGTGGGTGAGCGCGTCTATCGCTGCGGCTGTCGACGGAGCCTTTCTGGTCGCGCTGGCCGCCTATGTGTGGCGGGAGATTCTCGCCGCGCGAACGTGGGATCGCGCGCCGATCGGGGTGTTGGTGAGTTTCTATGCCTGTGCCAATATCCTCTTCCACCTATCGGCATTGCGCGCCGCGCCCACGGATCTTCCTGAGCGTCTCGCCCTGTCGGTCATGACGCTGATGTTGACGATCATCGGCGGACGTCTCACGCCCACCTTCACGCGCGAGTTCTTGAGTGAACGCAACATAACCGAGCTGCCGGAGGCGTTTACTCCGGCGGATGGGATTGCGATCGCCCTGGTGCTCGCGGGTGCCGTCACCTGGATTATTCAGCCGGAGAGCCTCTTGGCGGGAGTCATGCTCATCGTGGCTGGGATGGCGAATCTGGGTCGATTGCTGCGCTGGACCGGGTGGAAGACCTGGCCAGAGCCATTGGTGTTGATTCTCCACGTAGGCTACGGATGGGTGGGACTGTTTTTGGTAGTCCTTGGCGCATCGATTCTGGGGCTTGGGTTGTCAACTGCCAACGCGGTCCATCTTCTCACCACCGGGGCGATGGGCACGATGACGTTGGCAGTGATGACTCGAGCCAGTCTTGGCCACACGGGACGACCACGACATGCCGATCGGCTTACCGTCGCGATCTACCTGTTGGTCAATATCGGGGCCTTACTCCGAATCTTAGCTCCGAACCCCGACACGCCTACGGCGCTGACCCATGCGATGATGGGTTTGTCGGCGCTTAGCTGGGGTGGAGCATATCTTTTCTTTGCCCTTCATTATGGCCCCTTCCTTGTCCGGCCGAGCCTGGATGAGTAG